The Pogoniulus pusillus isolate bPogPus1 chromosome 30, bPogPus1.pri, whole genome shotgun sequence genomic interval TCTGTGCTGAGCTTTCAAGTCAAGGCCTCATGCACAGCAGCCAGGTCTAACTACAAAACCCAGGTTTAGACATAAAGGCAGTGGGAGCTTGAAATCCACCTACCCTGTACTTGGCCCAAAGGAGCCCTGGGTGAGAGCAGACAAGTTTGTgacaaacatttattaaacaAAACTGATACCAATACACATGCCAAATTAACAGCCCCTAATAAAAAGCCAACCAAAGCACCTTGGTCAAGATCCGAATTATCTTCGCTTCTGGAAGATGTTGCCACGGCCCATCCCACGGCCTCTGCCCCTGGCAgccactgcagagagaaaacagcagggGTGAGTCTGACACACCAGTGCTGACCTCAACAGCTGACAACCAAAGCATCACCCAAAGCCCTCTTGCTTAGAGGCAAGCAAATGAGGCTACCCAGTTCAGAAAGTCATACAAGTGCACGCAGCTtgctgtgagaagcagcaggactcATGGTTAGGGCCCTGCTCCTCAGAAGTGACACAGTGAATGCTCTCCTACTCTGTGCTCCTAAGCTGACACTGTGCTGGTCCCACACAGGAGGctgactggaatattttactgggagaaattaaatgcttatctgtgagaagaaaaaacccaagagTACCCTGTATCACtcactcttctgctgagaaacacaattgacacactcactgctgagctcctttctggcagtctggtctccgtggttgcctctgccttaactctttaatagGACCTAaccttttttcctctaaccttcttGTTGTCTCTTTTgatatctcacctcagatctctccagatttatcatgcgAGGTATATGGGGACTgacctggttatttctgaagggagggaaagagggggaagggggtcTGGAGCCTCCTGCTACTCTGATTGctttgggagggattttgtgtttctgtattacttttaactgcccatatatgcttgtaaactgtgctaagctgtcaatGCAGCTTCAtgccttaacttccagacagctgagtctagcctgggtgatttcctaagtgGAGAGGGGGGcaagtaactcccaaaccataaCAGACACCCAGTAAAGCCCAGTGCAGCATGTTTCAGCAGATGTTACTCCAGCTAACCCTGCTGCACTTGCTAAGGCTAAGCAAGGACCTTGCAGCCCGTGATTATTACTGTCTTGCTCTAACCAGGCTGCTCCCCGAGAAAGGCATCAGTGGGAGAACTGCACCGCTTGACaatcagctccccagcagcttcaCCACCTACTCACCATGGGAGTTTGCTGTCCTAAACAAGCTTAACACCTGCATCCTTCCCTAGGTTTTCCAAACAGTTAGCagccaccaccacagccacagaGGGGAAGTTCTGAGTAAGCCTCCATGTACAAAGACCACTCACTAGACACAAGTTACTGTAGCACCAGCAGCACACATTCAGGACTCTTCAACTCCCACCGCAAGATAAAGTGCAAGGAAACCCaaaacatgaaccagcagtctCAGCTTCTCACAGCTCCCCCATGAGCAAGATgagcaggtttgcacagaatcacaggggttggaagggacctggaaagatcaGCTTCAAGCCCTGTCCCTCTGTGGCAAAGCTGGAGACGCACACTCCCACCCGGCGTACGCACCCTGGGCTTTGAGGATAGCTGCTTTTCCTCGGCCAGCTCCAGAGCCCTGGTTTTTATTCTTCATGCTCTTCAGCATGGGAGCATTCTTCAGCATGTCTGGTAAGATGAGGAAGCGAATCTTGCTGCCTCTGATGTacacctgctccagctgtgccacgCGGCCGTCCCGGTACGTCACCGTTATGTTGGACATCTGGAAGGCaagcaccaggcagtgctcagagACTCCTCCAACGcactcctgctcctctggcCTGCAGGACACAGGGCCAGGA includes:
- the SNRPD3 gene encoding small nuclear ribonucleoprotein Sm D3; the encoded protein is MSIGVPIKVLHEAEGHIVTCETNTGEVYRGKLIEAEDNMNCQMSNITVTYRDGRVAQLEQVYIRGSKIRFLILPDMLKNAPMLKSMKNKNQGSGAGRGKAAILKAQVAARGRGRGMGRGNIFQKRR